The following proteins come from a genomic window of Paenibacillus spongiae:
- a CDS encoding GerAB/ArcD/ProY family transporter, with protein sequence MEVSFSRLQLIFLLLLSLGISNHVLIIPHLIQAAGRDAWISIIVAYLVLIGWSVILYVILRSMRTSPLDSWLIERIGKFGSRIVTGGLAFYLLIAGTLIIFDTVKNINIYFLPHTPNLVITLTFILLSYNAARSGLKTLIYLSAALLPLVWILGFGVSSMTMSSKDYGMLYPVFTEGILPDIRGGAIVFGGSMDLLIILLLQYKLKKPLNYGTLFVLLTILIGLIMGPTIGATAAFGPFQAGNMRFPAFEQWRLVMLGRQISHVDFLAVFQLMSGSVLRTALIIHLVSETLGGRSIKPIFRQSLMLSVTAIMSLPTLMELSDILVQKLIHNYFYTYSLWFGIIITGILLAAVCLPKKKKGGKANESVT encoded by the coding sequence GTGGAGGTATCCTTCTCTAGACTGCAACTAATTTTTTTGTTGCTGCTATCGCTTGGAATATCGAATCATGTTCTAATCATTCCCCATCTTATCCAAGCCGCGGGACGGGATGCCTGGATCAGTATCATCGTCGCTTACCTGGTCTTGATTGGCTGGAGTGTGATCTTATATGTGATCTTAAGATCGATGCGGACCTCACCGCTCGACAGTTGGCTAATCGAGAGAATCGGAAAGTTCGGAAGCCGGATCGTGACCGGTGGGCTGGCTTTCTATTTGCTCATCGCAGGGACGCTGATTATTTTCGACACCGTCAAAAATATTAACATTTATTTTCTGCCGCATACGCCCAATCTCGTTATAACACTCACCTTCATCCTGCTGTCTTATAATGCAGCCCGTTCGGGTCTGAAAACGTTGATTTACTTATCTGCCGCATTGCTGCCGCTCGTATGGATATTGGGATTCGGCGTATCGTCCATGACGATGAGCAGCAAGGACTATGGCATGCTGTATCCCGTCTTTACGGAAGGCATTCTCCCCGATATTAGAGGCGGGGCGATTGTGTTCGGCGGGAGTATGGATTTGCTGATCATTCTGCTCTTGCAGTATAAGTTGAAGAAGCCGTTGAATTACGGCACCTTGTTCGTACTGCTAACCATCTTGATAGGTTTGATTATGGGGCCGACGATTGGAGCCACTGCAGCATTCGGCCCTTTCCAGGCCGGAAATATGCGCTTTCCCGCCTTCGAGCAGTGGAGGCTGGTCATGCTCGGCAGGCAAATTTCCCATGTCGACTTTCTGGCCGTATTTCAGTTGATGTCCGGGAGTGTGCTAAGGACGGCGCTTATTATACATTTAGTGTCCGAGACTCTCGGCGGCAGATCCATCAAACCAATATTCCGACAATCGTTAATGCTCAGCGTGACGGCTATCATGTCCTTGCCGACGCTTATGGAGTTGAGCGACATCCTGGTGCAGAAGTTAATTCATAATTACTTTTACACGTACTCGCTCTGGTTTGGAATCATCATAACGGGTATACTCCTGGCAGCAGTCTGCCTGCCGAAGAAGAAGAAGGGAGGGAAGGCGAATGAATCGGTCACCTGA
- a CDS encoding spore germination protein — MNRSPEEDALYTELDARLHSGKLTVAELKTAFSRYSDISFPNLPQMEERDNLTALYCEGMIDKVQLNEYLARMCQYAVNQSSPNESLRSACSDELPLFDIKHTIGDMVTRLFTGSLIVYREGDTSFWAFNISDVPQRALQESNTEISIKGPKDAFMEDIYTNMSLIRKRMQTGLLYSEQFVLGSLSKTRVSLLYLSHKANPDIIAEARNRLTTFQAESIESSGQLEQWLSDRSFSLFPLIDYIGRPDFVIQTLLRGRFAIIVDGSPMVLIGPSNFLEQLKTPEDVHFPYYYVMFQRSLRIIGLLLSIFLPGFWVAIATVNLDQIPYALLATVVTSRQGIPLPTFLEALLLLFQFELLREAGIRLPKAVGQTIGIVGGLIIGDSLIRAGLASPTLLVVIAISAVATFCLVNQSLSGTVSILRAFILLVSSYLGIYGFFLSMFAILIYLCRLESFGLAFLEPIASLKLKEWLGGFLINPFRRSRIPSSMINKWKR, encoded by the coding sequence ATGAATCGGTCACCTGAGGAAGACGCCCTCTATACGGAACTGGACGCCCGGCTGCACAGCGGTAAATTGACGGTTGCCGAGCTCAAGACAGCATTCTCCCGTTATTCGGACATCAGCTTCCCGAATCTTCCCCAAATGGAGGAGAGGGATAATCTGACGGCACTCTATTGCGAAGGTATGATCGATAAAGTTCAACTAAACGAGTACCTCGCAAGGATGTGCCAGTACGCCGTCAATCAGTCGTCGCCCAATGAAAGCTTACGTTCGGCCTGTTCGGATGAATTGCCTTTATTCGATATTAAACATACGATCGGCGATATGGTGACGAGATTGTTTACGGGAAGCTTGATCGTTTATCGGGAAGGCGATACCTCCTTCTGGGCGTTCAATATTTCCGACGTCCCGCAGCGAGCGCTGCAAGAATCCAATACGGAGATTTCAATCAAGGGACCTAAGGACGCTTTCATGGAAGACATATACACGAATATGTCGCTTATTCGAAAACGGATGCAAACCGGTTTGCTGTATAGTGAACAGTTCGTTCTCGGGAGCTTGAGCAAAACCCGTGTATCGCTTCTCTATCTAAGCCATAAAGCAAATCCGGACATCATAGCCGAAGCGCGTAATCGATTGACTACCTTCCAGGCCGAAAGCATTGAAAGCAGCGGACAATTGGAGCAATGGTTGTCGGACCGGTCGTTCTCGCTGTTTCCCTTAATCGATTATATCGGCCGCCCCGACTTTGTCATCCAAACGCTGCTGCGCGGACGGTTCGCCATTATTGTCGACGGTTCACCCATGGTGCTAATCGGGCCAAGCAACTTTCTGGAGCAATTAAAGACCCCTGAAGATGTCCATTTCCCTTACTATTATGTGATGTTCCAAAGGTCCCTTCGAATTATAGGCCTGCTTCTCAGTATTTTCTTGCCGGGTTTCTGGGTCGCTATTGCAACTGTGAATCTGGATCAGATTCCGTATGCCCTCTTAGCGACGGTCGTCACTTCGCGTCAAGGCATCCCTCTTCCTACGTTCCTTGAGGCGCTGCTGTTGTTATTTCAGTTCGAGCTGCTTCGAGAAGCGGGCATTCGACTGCCCAAGGCCGTCGGACAGACGATCGGAATTGTCGGAGGCCTGATTATCGGCGATTCCCTTATCCGGGCAGGGCTTGCATCGCCAACGCTTCTGGTCGTTATTGCCATATCGGCCGTCGCGACGTTCTGTTTGGTGAATCAATCGTTGTCGGGAACCGTCAGCATACTCAGGGCGTTCATTCTGCTGGTATCTTCCTATCTCGGCATCTACGGGTTCTTCCTAAGCATGTTTGCGATCCTGATCTATCTATGCCGGCTCGAATCCTTCGGACTAGCCTTTCTTGAGCCGATCGCTTCATTGAAGCTGAAGGAGTGGCTGGGCGGATTTCTAATCAATCCGTTCAGAAGATCCCGGATCCCATCGTCGATGATTAACAAATGGAAAAGGTGA
- a CDS encoding Ger(x)C family spore germination protein encodes MKHKSVCVLALTAVLMLGSGCATDVHDIEKLVYASAIGVDYKDGQYYGYVQFIDFQSVAKTTETQKQPAKTWVGEGKGESFEESLFDIYRSAQERIYWGHVTAILISESAFKQGFANITDSISRYYEFRLTPWVYGTKEPIKDIFSTSGFFGRSPLATILHEPEGIYTQTSLIKAVKLHRLIAQTYEPGFTSCIPTLAVNKEQWSEKEKTDPKLMIDGAIFLKNESYRSYIGLKDLAGLRWVQKGSVRAGIPVPSPSEPKVQLVFDNPKSRLKLVHGGSDPKYDISLKATGYMVNRNGNDMMGLQQLTDKTKEAIEREIRKTYQAGRKKKTDVLNLEHNLYRNHYPKWKAMSSVEDKLLAEDTIRDIHLDINITHTGSEKNKHIKRIN; translated from the coding sequence TTGAAGCATAAGTCGGTATGCGTATTGGCATTGACAGCGGTCTTGATGCTAGGTTCAGGCTGCGCTACAGACGTTCATGATATTGAGAAGCTGGTTTATGCGTCAGCCATCGGAGTGGATTATAAAGACGGCCAATATTACGGATATGTTCAGTTCATCGATTTTCAATCGGTAGCCAAAACGACGGAAACCCAGAAACAGCCGGCAAAAACATGGGTGGGCGAGGGGAAAGGGGAGTCTTTTGAGGAGTCGTTATTCGATATCTACCGGTCGGCTCAAGAGAGAATCTATTGGGGACACGTGACTGCGATTTTAATAAGTGAATCGGCATTCAAGCAAGGATTCGCAAACATCACCGACAGTATCAGCCGGTATTACGAATTTCGGCTGACTCCTTGGGTCTATGGAACGAAAGAACCGATAAAGGATATTTTTTCCACCTCCGGATTTTTCGGGAGATCGCCGCTTGCGACGATTCTGCACGAACCGGAAGGAATCTATACGCAGACATCCCTTATTAAAGCCGTTAAACTTCACCGATTGATCGCTCAGACCTATGAACCCGGGTTTACCTCGTGCATACCGACACTTGCAGTGAACAAGGAGCAATGGTCCGAGAAAGAGAAGACGGATCCGAAACTTATGATTGACGGTGCGATCTTTCTCAAGAACGAATCGTATCGCAGCTATATCGGTTTGAAAGATTTGGCCGGACTCCGCTGGGTGCAGAAAGGTTCCGTACGCGCCGGCATTCCTGTTCCCAGTCCGTCGGAGCCTAAGGTTCAGCTTGTCTTCGATAATCCGAAATCCAGGCTTAAGCTGGTTCACGGGGGTTCCGATCCGAAATACGATATTAGTTTGAAAGCGACCGGCTACATGGTAAACCGGAACGGCAACGACATGATGGGACTTCAACAATTAACCGATAAGACGAAGGAAGCGATCGAACGGGAAATAAGAAAGACGTACCAGGCGGGGAGGAAGAAAAAGACGGACGTGCTGAACCTGGAACATAATCTCTACCGGAATCATTACCCGAAGTGGAAAGCCATGTCGTCGGTAGAGGATAAGCTGCTTGCCGAAGATACGATTCGAGATATCCATCTCGATATCAATATCACGCATACCGGCTCGGAGAAAAATAAACACATCAAACGCATCAATTAG
- a CDS encoding CD3324 family protein produces the protein MKYVKANAIWLETLVKEVQKYVQGEFLYIPNPQGIRKQWGENSGYRQYLCDRNEEIRREFKLGAEIEQLSDRYCLSYDSIKKIVYSKRS, from the coding sequence ATGAAATATGTGAAAGCAAATGCGATATGGCTTGAAACGCTGGTCAAAGAAGTCCAGAAGTACGTTCAAGGTGAATTCTTGTATATACCGAATCCTCAAGGGATACGCAAGCAGTGGGGCGAAAACTCCGGTTACAGACAGTATCTTTGCGACCGCAATGAGGAGATCCGGCGCGAGTTCAAGCTTGGTGCTGAAATCGAGCAGCTGTCCGACCGGTATTGTCTTTCCTATGACAGCATCAAGAAAATCGTATATTCCAAACGCTCGTGA
- a CDS encoding cache domain-containing sensor histidine kinase, whose amino-acid sequence MAGSKRMMPSRNMSIRLAVYLFIMNGFILVVSSTAGYAFTSSVIKKNTAYYAEHYIGSMNNELNFYFRDVDLMTNSLFYLSKNLFDGLELDDRKLQLQNDLSGLRGGRDYIEDILVLSNDLQAAGTAPIDMGQLQRADIYRKIMGSEGELVVSPIGYPTFVFDPSKANRPVLFAGRKIVSGHTSRMEGIIIVTIKAERITDIVQKREKHYDEQLFLVDRQGILMEPARIGEMPHDGEEMLKEAGGERASFIRYGHMIVSGNDRRIQPMNIVGIIPEKALLKDAAAILNLQLALNFGLLLIGMTLALVIAYRFLRPIVRLAHFMRTVGNQQLITYRQRERGNNDEIGYLIISFNRMIRRLRRSFRHIHDEREKQKKAELRALQAQINPHFIYNTLNNVRWLARMGQTDSIFDILTSMNIVLVSAFQLEKPIITIGEELQHLAAYITIQTMIHPGKFDVVYEMDDSIRSAPIARMSLQPLVENAIFHGVLPKSGHGLITIKGWYERDRIMLQVADSGVGAADETGLQRDPGAERREHVGMRNVDKRIKLYFGSQFGVDWKSERHVGTTVTVALPNKQI is encoded by the coding sequence ATGGCCGGTAGCAAACGGATGATGCCAAGCCGGAATATGTCCATACGGCTTGCCGTGTACTTGTTTATTATGAACGGCTTCATTCTAGTCGTCAGCAGTACGGCTGGTTACGCGTTCACGAGCAGTGTGATCAAGAAGAATACGGCCTATTATGCGGAGCATTACATCGGTTCGATGAATAATGAGCTCAACTTCTACTTTCGCGACGTAGACCTGATGACGAATTCTCTTTTCTATTTGAGCAAAAATCTATTCGATGGCCTGGAGCTTGACGACCGTAAGCTGCAATTGCAGAACGATTTGTCCGGACTGCGCGGCGGCAGAGACTACATCGAGGACATTCTGGTGCTCAGCAATGATCTGCAAGCTGCCGGCACTGCGCCGATCGATATGGGTCAGCTTCAGAGAGCGGATATTTACCGCAAAATCATGGGCAGTGAGGGCGAGCTGGTTGTTTCACCGATCGGTTATCCCACCTTCGTTTTTGATCCATCGAAAGCGAACCGGCCGGTTCTGTTTGCAGGACGCAAGATCGTTTCCGGCCATACGAGCCGAATGGAAGGAATCATCATCGTCACGATTAAGGCAGAACGTATCACGGATATTGTCCAAAAACGGGAAAAGCATTATGATGAGCAGCTGTTTCTCGTCGACAGGCAAGGAATATTAATGGAACCGGCCCGAATCGGGGAGATGCCCCATGATGGAGAAGAAATGCTGAAGGAGGCGGGCGGAGAACGCGCGTCGTTTATACGCTACGGCCATATGATCGTATCCGGCAATGACCGGCGGATCCAGCCGATGAACATCGTCGGCATTATACCGGAGAAGGCTTTGCTCAAGGACGCCGCTGCCATACTGAACCTGCAGCTGGCCTTGAATTTTGGCTTGCTCCTCATAGGCATGACGCTCGCCCTGGTGATCGCATACCGGTTCCTAAGGCCGATTGTCAGACTGGCCCATTTCATGAGAACCGTAGGCAATCAACAGCTCATCACCTACCGGCAGCGCGAACGCGGCAATAATGACGAAATCGGCTACTTAATCATCAGCTTTAACCGGATGATCCGGAGGCTCAGGCGGTCGTTCCGGCACATCCATGACGAACGGGAGAAGCAGAAGAAGGCCGAGCTGCGTGCGCTGCAGGCGCAAATCAACCCTCATTTCATTTATAACACCCTGAACAATGTCCGCTGGCTGGCCAGAATGGGGCAAACCGATTCGATATTCGACATCTTAACCTCGATGAATATCGTCCTCGTCAGCGCCTTCCAGCTGGAGAAGCCGATCATCACGATCGGTGAAGAATTACAGCATTTGGCCGCGTACATTACCATTCAAACCATGATCCATCCCGGCAAATTCGATGTTGTCTATGAAATGGACGATTCCATCCGTTCAGCGCCAATCGCCCGCATGAGTCTGCAACCGCTGGTTGAGAATGCGATCTTCCACGGTGTGCTGCCCAAGAGCGGGCACGGCCTGATTACGATAAAAGGCTGGTACGAGAGGGACCGGATTATGCTGCAGGTTGCCGATAGCGGAGTTGGAGCCGCGGATGAAACGGGCCTTCAACGCGACCCGGGCGCCGAGCGGAGAGAGCATGTCGGCATGCGCAATGTGGACAAGCGGATCAAGTTATATTTCGGCAGCCAGTTTGGCGTGGATTGGAAGAGCGAAAGGCATGTCGGGACGACGGTTACCGTAGCATTGCCAAACAAGCAAATATAG
- a CDS encoding response regulator, producing the protein MNVVIVDDEAIVRHGIRHAVDWTALGADQVEEASNGREVLEHWHEWKPELLVTDIKMPVMDGISLIREVKKRDPGCICIVLSCADEFELVKEALLLGASDYLLKMTVRPEELMTCIRNAANRRTIEWSRSTRSRHDTLSESAMLYGLRPGLERFALAVMQVNPCIASRHRAILEISLLLEEEKSVELDLFQAEEGELALLFDCMPGESVHDCLSRVKSRLQRIGEHVVKRTGHEIRFGVSDFCESPSRLRTAYAEAKTAANDQFFSAADGIRCYSDCRKEPSAEADDQIRAMFNHSFRTSLIQALLTGTEEEAAQTVHRCFELLNRSHCSLAAAYDCVDKAASILRVAVMELSALAGGAVYEALESFDGQAFQLQWSCQRTAERMKDYCRYIFRTRSNLQGRSGSKIVHEVQCYLMSHYREKVSLESTAARFFLNKNYLSQLFKAETGTNFIRYLNAIRIEKAKELIVNTAETIHDIAEQTGFGDFRYFSRVFRNHTGLSPTEFKTTRCCK; encoded by the coding sequence ATGAATGTCGTTATTGTGGACGATGAAGCGATCGTACGCCATGGCATTCGGCACGCGGTCGACTGGACCGCACTGGGTGCTGATCAGGTGGAGGAAGCATCGAATGGGCGGGAGGTGCTCGAGCACTGGCACGAGTGGAAGCCGGAGCTTCTTGTAACGGACATCAAAATGCCCGTCATGGACGGCATATCCTTGATTCGCGAGGTGAAGAAGCGCGATCCCGGCTGCATCTGTATCGTGCTTAGCTGCGCCGACGAATTCGAGCTTGTGAAGGAAGCGCTGCTGCTCGGCGCCTCGGATTATTTGTTGAAAATGACGGTCCGGCCGGAGGAACTGATGACTTGTATCCGTAATGCGGCGAACCGGCGTACCATCGAATGGTCACGATCTACCCGTTCCAGGCATGATACATTGAGCGAGTCAGCCATGCTCTATGGACTCAGGCCCGGACTTGAACGGTTTGCGTTGGCCGTGATGCAGGTGAATCCGTGCATCGCTTCCCGGCATCGGGCGATCCTGGAGATCAGCCTGTTACTTGAGGAGGAGAAGAGCGTCGAGTTGGACTTGTTTCAAGCGGAGGAAGGGGAACTGGCGCTATTATTCGATTGTATGCCGGGAGAGAGCGTTCATGATTGCTTGAGCCGAGTGAAAAGCCGTTTACAGCGGATTGGCGAACATGTCGTGAAGCGAACGGGGCATGAAATCCGTTTCGGCGTCAGCGATTTCTGCGAATCTCCCAGCCGTTTGCGGACGGCATACGCCGAAGCGAAAACGGCAGCCAATGATCAGTTTTTCAGTGCGGCGGATGGAATCCGGTGTTACAGCGACTGTAGGAAGGAGCCTTCAGCCGAAGCCGATGACCAAATCCGCGCCATGTTTAACCATTCATTCCGGACAAGCTTGATACAGGCTCTTCTGACAGGAACGGAAGAGGAAGCGGCACAAACGGTCCATCGCTGCTTCGAGCTGTTGAACCGTTCCCATTGTTCATTGGCAGCCGCATACGATTGCGTCGATAAAGCGGCCTCCATTCTCCGCGTTGCGGTCATGGAACTGAGCGCCTTGGCCGGAGGGGCGGTGTATGAAGCGCTGGAATCGTTCGACGGCCAAGCGTTTCAGCTGCAATGGAGCTGTCAGCGTACGGCAGAGCGGATGAAGGATTATTGCCGGTATATTTTCCGGACCCGCAGCAATTTACAAGGGCGAAGCGGGAGCAAGATTGTCCATGAAGTCCAGTGTTACCTGATGAGCCACTATCGGGAGAAAGTATCGCTCGAAAGTACGGCTGCCCGGTTTTTTCTCAATAAAAATTATCTCTCCCAGCTGTTTAAAGCCGAGACGGGCACGAATTTTATCCGCTATCTGAATGCGATCCGAATCGAGAAAGCGAAGGAGCTCATCGTGAATACCGCGGAAACGATTCATGATATTGCAGAGCAAACGGGCTTCGGCGATTTTCGCTATTTCAGCCGTGTCTTTCGCAATCATACCGGACTGAGCCCGACCGAATTTAAGACGACGAGGTGCTGCAAATGA
- a CDS encoding carbohydrate ABC transporter permease — protein sequence MRFTRTDWVGYGFSAPLLIGVLTFAIYPMLAALYMSFQQTSGSGSMAKWVGLSNYSYILNDPIFWKSLYNTVFMGVLSMLFGIGLSFITASLINSLKWNFGKNFFKGVYFLPNVVSAVATSLLFSFLFYPDQAGLLNYVIGWLGIEPVGWFTNSQFSRFSIVIMSMWGAVGYNTIIFLAGLQSVPRDLYEAAEVDGASGIRKWRHITIPYLRPIFVFMFIMGTIGGMKRFSDVWLIGGTAGNPDGSLMTSVLYIYRSAFLASQMGMATAASYLLFVIILILTMFLLIMNRRKSSFD from the coding sequence ATGAGGTTTACCCGGACCGACTGGGTAGGCTACGGGTTCAGCGCGCCGCTCTTAATCGGTGTCCTCACATTCGCCATTTATCCGATGCTTGCCGCGCTGTACATGAGCTTTCAACAGACAAGCGGCAGCGGCTCGATGGCCAAATGGGTCGGACTGAGCAACTACAGCTACATCTTGAATGACCCGATCTTCTGGAAGTCGTTGTATAACACCGTTTTTATGGGCGTTCTATCCATGCTGTTTGGCATCGGGCTTTCCTTTATTACCGCAAGTCTGATTAACAGTCTGAAGTGGAATTTCGGCAAAAATTTCTTCAAGGGCGTCTACTTTCTGCCGAATGTGGTCTCCGCGGTAGCAACCAGCTTATTGTTCTCGTTTCTGTTCTATCCGGATCAGGCCGGGCTGTTAAACTATGTGATCGGCTGGCTTGGCATCGAGCCTGTCGGCTGGTTTACGAATTCGCAATTTTCCCGTTTCAGTATCGTGATCATGAGCATGTGGGGGGCGGTTGGGTACAATACGATCATTTTTCTGGCCGGCCTGCAAAGCGTTCCGCGTGATCTATACGAGGCGGCGGAGGTTGACGGAGCAAGCGGGATCCGCAAGTGGCGGCATATTACGATTCCGTACCTGCGTCCCATCTTCGTGTTCATGTTCATTATGGGAACGATCGGCGGCATGAAGAGGTTCTCGGACGTTTGGCTTATCGGGGGTACGGCGGGCAACCCGGATGGCAGCTTGATGACGTCCGTCCTGTACATCTACCGCAGTGCGTTTCTTGCCTCGCAGATGGGCATGGCTACGGCAGCCTCTTACTTGTTATTTGTCATCATCTTGATTCTGACGATGTTCTTGTTGATCATGAATCGCCGGAAAAGCAGTTTCGACTAG
- a CDS encoding carbohydrate ABC transporter permease — MSQQVALAAVPRKRRGSTGQWVITLVLLAGSLVMIVPFLWMVMTSFDWGARLNITFPPKLWPEEPSIKPYRAAFTNIPMMNYIFNSFLVSVGVILVSAMSALLSGYALSKLRFKGSNAVLLLALSTMMIPFEMTMIPQYLLFSKIGLIDTYWAFYLPALNYAFGTFLAKAFIDQLPSALREAAIIDGAREISVFWRIYLPLCTPIIATMIILLFLGVWNDMLWPLLALKSASKYTIQIGLAMFTYNNGLNQQPAIIMAATAVSLIPIVVVYLFLQRYIIESIALSGIKQ, encoded by the coding sequence ATGTCACAACAAGTCGCACTCGCTGCTGTACCGAGAAAGAGAAGGGGATCGACCGGGCAATGGGTCATCACGCTTGTTCTCTTGGCCGGTTCTCTCGTTATGATCGTCCCTTTCCTGTGGATGGTTATGACCAGCTTCGACTGGGGAGCCCGGTTGAACATTACCTTTCCGCCGAAGCTGTGGCCGGAGGAACCTTCCATCAAGCCGTACCGGGCAGCTTTCACCAACATTCCGATGATGAACTATATCTTCAACTCGTTTCTCGTTAGCGTCGGCGTCATCCTGGTGAGCGCCATGTCCGCGCTTCTATCGGGCTATGCGCTGTCCAAGCTCCGGTTCAAGGGCTCGAACGCCGTGCTACTGCTGGCGCTCAGCACGATGATGATCCCGTTCGAAATGACGATGATCCCGCAATATCTGCTGTTCAGCAAAATCGGCTTAATCGATACGTACTGGGCTTTTTACCTGCCTGCGCTCAATTATGCGTTCGGTACGTTTCTGGCCAAAGCTTTCATCGACCAGCTGCCGTCTGCGCTCCGGGAAGCGGCGATCATCGATGGCGCTCGTGAAATCAGCGTATTCTGGCGAATTTATCTGCCCTTATGCACGCCGATCATCGCCACCATGATCATCCTGTTGTTCCTGGGGGTATGGAACGACATGCTGTGGCCTCTCCTCGCACTCAAATCGGCTTCCAAATACACCATCCAGATTGGACTTGCCATGTTTACCTATAATAACGGGCTGAATCAGCAGCCGGCGATTATTATGGCCGCCACGGCGGTCAGCTTGATTCCCATTGTCGTCGTCTACCTCTTCCTGCAGCGTTACATCATTGAAAGCATCGCGTTATCCGGTATCAAACAGTAA
- a CDS encoding ABC transporter substrate-binding protein, which translates to MRKWLLLVLSFALVMTLAACSSNKENEITGGANVEKLSDLKGTVRVALAGWKLENGIDPLTGNETTGLNDYLKATFNKMYPNIKLEVYQIPWENAKAKQSAMLLSKDVDVLYTGGAFASQWYQEGLLRDLDDLIGADPSFDPGIYLNGIMNNSYSTKSPDGTKQFGIPVALGRRMVVYDTKLFEDWGVEPLAKKPTPDEILEKAKKMTGKNPNTGEPNYGLYWSGNSLNGSTFVALTLAFGAKGAEGSLNDIKNIKWKLNTPEMAKVLEWLKQASLLPPKGFITAQGAENFGLDKNNIAIGIDQSGGSTMSEYLAKKDEGLLSRFEPVMNVGPEGEGWVAVDPFIMSKEAKDVKASWEVLKFLSGYETQKYLYMNFANTPTLNNADFVDKKDKFVQMALDIAAVGHSELMDEANPFFMSDIIPAVNGFISKAAAGSAPDIPTFLNDLQDRAEKWTANLK; encoded by the coding sequence ATGAGAAAATGGTTGCTGCTTGTTCTATCGTTCGCACTGGTCATGACGCTTGCTGCTTGCTCTTCCAATAAGGAAAACGAAATCACCGGAGGCGCTAATGTCGAGAAACTATCGGATTTGAAAGGGACCGTACGGGTAGCGTTGGCGGGCTGGAAGCTGGAGAACGGCATAGATCCGCTGACAGGCAACGAGACTACGGGTCTAAACGACTATCTTAAAGCGACGTTTAACAAGATGTACCCGAACATCAAGCTGGAAGTGTATCAAATTCCATGGGAGAACGCCAAGGCGAAGCAGTCTGCGATGCTGCTCTCCAAAGATGTGGATGTGTTGTACACGGGAGGAGCTTTTGCCTCGCAGTGGTACCAGGAAGGGCTGCTCCGCGATTTGGACGATCTGATCGGAGCGGACCCGTCATTCGATCCCGGTATTTATTTGAACGGCATCATGAATAACTCTTACAGCACGAAGTCTCCGGACGGTACGAAGCAATTCGGCATTCCGGTAGCGCTTGGGCGCCGGATGGTCGTGTATGATACCAAACTGTTCGAAGACTGGGGCGTTGAGCCGCTTGCCAAGAAGCCTACGCCGGACGAAATCCTGGAGAAAGCGAAGAAGATGACGGGCAAGAACCCGAACACGGGCGAGCCGAACTACGGACTCTATTGGAGCGGCAACTCGCTGAACGGATCGACCTTCGTCGCACTGACGCTGGCATTCGGAGCGAAGGGGGCGGAAGGCAGCTTGAACGATATTAAGAATATCAAGTGGAAGCTCAATACGCCTGAGATGGCGAAGGTGTTGGAATGGCTGAAGCAAGCCTCGCTGCTGCCTCCGAAAGGATTTATAACCGCGCAGGGGGCCGAGAACTTCGGGCTCGATAAGAATAATATCGCCATCGGAATCGATCAGAGCGGCGGCTCGACAATGAGCGAATACTTGGCGAAGAAAGACGAAGGCCTGCTCAGCCGGTTCGAGCCGGTCATGAACGTCGGGCCCGAGGGCGAAGGATGGGTGGCCGTGGATCCGTTCATCATGTCGAAAGAGGCTAAGGACGTGAAGGCTTCGTGGGAAGTACTCAAATTTTTGTCCGGTTACGAGACTCAAAAGTATTTGTACATGAATTTTGCCAACACACCGACCTTGAACAATGCCGATTTCGTCGATAAGAAAGACAAGTTCGTGCAGATGGCGCTCGATATCGCCGCCGTCGGCCATTCGGAGCTGATGGACGAGGCGAATCCGTTCTTCATGAGCGACATCATACCTGCCGTCAACGGATTCATCAGCAAGGCGGCGGCGGGCAGCGCTCCCGATATTCCAACCTTCCTCAATGACTTGCAGGACCGGGCCGAGAAGTGGACGGCGAACTTGAAGTGA